The nucleotide sequence TATGAATTCCCTGGGCGCTATTCACTTTACACCCAGTCGTAGTTAAAGCTGATGCTGATGCGTTCTTTGTTGGAATCGTTTTTGGGAACTTCATGGCGCAACCAGGATTCAAACAGCACCACATGACCTTCCTGAGGCTCTAGCGAGTGATAGCGCTGGTTGTGAACCTTGGCGTTGTGCTTGCGTGGAGGTGACGCCATAAACGAATCCAGGCGCGGATCCTCGAATTTGATCGCCGAGCAGTTTTTCGGTGTCTGAACATAATAAGTCCCGCTGATCACAGAAAGTGGATGCAAGTGCATGGTGTGAATCACATCTGTCGGCATGATGTTCACCCAACACGAAGACATGCGCAGCTCTTTTGGGTCAATGTCCATTTCAAGATGTTTTACGAACTTGCGAACGTGTTTGTTGATCTCTTTTTCAAGATCCCCAAAGGTGGACGAAAACTGGTGCAACTGGCTCATGGATCCGTAAGAGGTGAAGCCGCCTTTGTAGTTCTTTTGCGACCAGATCTGACCTTCTTCATCGACTTCGGCAATTTTCACGGACTCTTGTTTCAGGTCCTTGTTCAGGGATTTGTCTTTGCTCGCCAAGGGAGCATAGTAAACGAAGGTGGGGAAGAGTGTTTTTATCATTTTGAGACACCTAAATGCTTGTAATTGCGTGTTTTTACCATAGGTCTAAATCTGTGTCATTACAAGAATTGATAACTACTTCTTTGACAGTTGTAAGGGGTTTTTGCGGGTGAAGGGGTTGTAAAACAATAGGCAGGGGGCTCGTTTGGCACTGCCCTTGCTTTATAAGTCTGTATCAGCAAGGAGCTAAGTATGAAGAAGCAAGTAGTTATCGCCGTAATGACCCTGATCCCAGCAATCAGTTTTGCCAAGATCTCGGATTTCAACGCTTTGATCAGCGAAAATTCCAAGGCGCAAAACGAGCTTCATAATACGGTTCAACACAACCTTGAGGCGTCCCGCGAACAAGCTGCTGCAGCTGAAGTGCGCGAGCGTATCGTGGTGGTTGAAAACTCTGGCTCTTCTTACAATGCTCCAACCAGAAAAGATCTTTTGGCCTTCAAAAAGGAAAAGATCAGCCACCGTGCTTCAGAAGAAAAGCAGTTTGACCGCCTGGCTTCTGAAATCCGCGGCATGGAAGACTAATTAAAGGATCAATTTACGTAGCTCTTGCTGAGAATATACGTAATCCGCATAAACCATGGTGTTGGTGATGTTTCGATGTCCCAACGCCACCTGGACCAGTCGCAAATCCTTCGTTTTCTGATACAGCTCAATCGCAAACGTGTGCCTTAAGGCGTGAAACTTCTTTGGTACGGGGCGATACATTTCCCAGACCTGATAAAGCCGATTGTACGAAATAGGAAAAACCGACGTTCCGCCCTGGTTTTCGGCGAAGCGATGAAGTCGGCTGAAAAGATCAGAATGAACCGGAATTTCGCGGTCATTCGACCCCTTTAGGCCCCTAATGAATATGCTTTCATCGTAGGGGTTCAAATCCGCCCGCTGAATATTGAGAACTTCCTGAGCCCGGGCGCCAGTTCGCAAAGCCGTCCAAATCATCAAACAGTTGCGTGGATCCTTATCCTGAAAATCTGTGAGAATTTTTCGCAAACGTTCCGATTCGGGAGCGAGAAGATATTTGTTCTTATTAAGTTGATACCGAGGTGCCGTAGCCATAACTCATCATTCAAAAGTCGAGAGGGCTTTGACAAGGGCTTATTCGCAACGCACCGCATCCAAAGTGTTGATGGGTAAATAATTTGTGTTTAGTCGTGGTGTATTGTAATATATGCAGTGCATTATGGCGGTCGGGCCAAATATCACCAATATAATATATCAATAAAAACATATACTTAATACTAAAGCTTATAACTATAAGCTTTAGGCGGATTTGAAAAAGGGGTGCCTGGAGTACCCCCGGAAGGATTCTTTTGTGGTTTCAATGACTTAGCTTGACCCCTCAAACACCCTTCTGGAAAGATATCTGTATTATACAACGCTAATTATTGTGAATAACAACACTAATATTGTGAAATACAACGGTCCAGAAGGGGTTTGTATGCAGGGTGAGGTTCAGGAGCCAGATCAGGATCAGCTTCAAAAGGGTGCCTTTGACGAGGGGTTTATCGAGGATGATTTGAACCCTCGATCCAAGACGTCTTTGCGTATGAATTACGAAGCCCAGGTCACGGTCATTCAAAGGCAGATCGGCAATCTGGAGCAAATTCGGGGGGATTTAGGCCTTTCACAACGCAAAATTTCGCAACTTTTGATGGTTGATCCATCCAGTTGGACCCGCTGGGTAAAACAAGGCGATGAAGCTCCCCCGCATATTTGGAGGGCTTTGCAGTGGTATTTGGCCCTGCGAGAAAAGATCCCCGGGCTCACGCCCAATTATTTCCTGGGTTCAAGTCCTCAGGTTCTGCATCAAAGAGCTCTTCAGGAAGTGGATTTAGAACGCCAAGCCCGTCGCGAAGAGATTGAAAAACTGTCTTTGGAGCTTCGCGGAGTGTTTTCCGAGCGGGAAAAGCTGAAATCAGAGCTTCAGGAATTGAAAAAAGACCTGAAATTCCACAGAAATATCAGTATAGTTGTGCTTCTTATTGGTCTGGCTTGGGCTGGCGTATTTTTCTTCTGGAAAGGTCTATGATTAAACACGACTCCATTCGATTGCTTGCGACGAACTTACTTAAAGATGCGATTGGCCGCGCTTATCCGGACTTTTCACCCGCTGAAGACGATATTTATAAGGCTTTGGTAAATCCTCCGAAATCTGATTTGGGCGACCTGGCTTTTGGTTGCTTCATTTTGGCGAAAGCTTTGAAAGCAGCCCCTCCGCAAGTGGCAACGGCTGTTGCGGCTCAAATGACAGGTGCCACTGCGGTTGCCGCGGGTCCTTATATTAATATCCGTTTCGACGAACAAACTCATGGTGAACAGGTTCTGGCGACAATTCTGGATGGCAGCTTCTTTAAAAAGCCGCTGATGGAAAAATCCCCAAAAACCATGATCGAATATTCCCAGCCCAACACGCATAAAGAACTTCATGTGGGTCACATGCGCAACCTTTGCTTGGGCGACGCGATTGTTCGCATGCTTCGTTATAGCGGCCGTGAAATCGTTTCTTCGACGTTCCCGGGTGATATGGGAACACACGTGGCGAAGTGTCTTTGGTACATGAAAAAGCACAATCAAGAACCCGTTCCGGCCACCGAAAAAGGTGAATGGCTGGGCCGCATGTATTCCAAGGCCAATTTGTTGTTGGAAGATCAAAACGGCACACCTCAGGAAGATATCAATCGTCAGGAACTGACAGCGATTCTGCATCAGCTGGAAGGCAAGACCGGTCCTTATTATGACCTGTGGCTTGAAACCCGCGAATGGTCCATCGAGCTGATGAAGAAGGTCTATGCCTGGGCGGATGTGACGTTTGATGAATGGTACTTTGAATCCGTAATGGATTCTCCGTCTGCAGCATGGGTAAAGCAGCTTTACGCTGAAGGCAAACTTGAGATGTCTCAAGGCGCTATCGGTAAAGATTTGGAGTCTGAAAAGCTGGGCTTCTGCATGCTTTTGAAATCTGATGGTACCGGTCTTTACGCGACGAAAGATTTGTTGCTGGCGAAGCACAAGTTTGAAGATGTGAAGATTGAAAAAAGCGTTTATGTCGTCGATATGCGCCAGGCTTTGCATTTCAAACAGGTCTTCCGCGTGCTGGAAATCCTGGGCTTTGAGCAGGCCAAGAACTGCTTCCATCTTCAGTACAACTATGTGGAATTGCCGGATGGTGCGATGAGCTCGCGCAAAGGCAACATCGTTCCATTGCGTGAATTGGTTCACCGTATGGAAGATCATGTGAAGACCACATATCTGAGCCGATATAAAGGTGAATGGTCAGAGGCGGATATTGAGAAGATTGCAGGTCAGGTTGCCAAGGGTGCTATTTTCTATGGCATGCTTCGTATGGATACGAACAAGAAGATCGTCTTTGATATGAATGAATGGTTGAAACTGGACGGGGAGTCCGGACCATTTGTGCAATATTCTTACGCACGTATCTCCAGCCTGGGTCGTAAGTTCCCACGCACGGCCGGCAGTAAAGTTGACTGGAGTCGTTTGACTCACTCTTCTGAAAGACAGCTGATGCAGTCTTTGGGTGGCTTCAATACAGCTGTTGCGGCGGCGGCAGAAAACTTCAAGCCTGCGGCGATTTGCAGCTATCTTTATGATCTGGCAAAGAGCTTCAACGTCTTCTATCATGAGTGCCCGATCGGCACTGAAGCGGATGTTGCAACTCGCGAAGCACGTCTGGCTTTGAGCGAAGCTGTCGGTATGACTCTGAAAAATGGTCTGGCTGTTCTTGGTATGCCAGCACCGGAGAAAATGTAGTTTTAAATGAGAAAACAGGCCTCTAAATGAAAATTTGGAGGCCTGAGCTAATACCCCGCATTAACGCTAGTCTTTTTACTCAATTGGACCCATGATCTTTCGGCAATTCAAAAATGAAGGAGCCTACATTGGGAACTTTTGAGATTATCTCTAAGCATGGTGATCATGAGCAGGTTGTTTTCTGTAACGACCCTCATGTTGGTTTGAAAGCGATCATCGCTATTCACAACACCTCTTTGGGGCCTGCACTAGGCGGCACCCGTATGTGGAACTATAAGAACGAAGACGAGGCTCTTGTTGACGTTCTTCGTTTGTCCAAAGGTATGACTTATAAAGCAGCTGCTTCCGGCCTGAATCTGGGCGGTGGTAAAGCAGTTATCATCGGCGATCCTAAGACTCAAAAGTCTGAAGGTCTGTTCCGTGCTTTCGGTCAGTTCGTGAACTCTCTGAACGGTAAATACATCACTGCTGAAGACGTTGGTACGTCTGTTCAGGACATGGAGCACATCTACATGGAGACTCCTTGGGTGACTGGTATCCCTAAGGACTTCGGTGGTTCCGGCGATCCATCTCCGTACACTGCACACGGTGTATTGATGGGTATCAAAGCTTCCGCTAAAGAAAAATTCGGCACCGACGCTTTGAAAGGCCTTCATATCGCCGTTCAAGGTCTGGGTAACGTGGGTTCCAACCTGGTGAAATACCTGGTTGAAGAAGGCGCTGTGATCACAGTGGCTGATATCGACATGAACCGCACTAAAAACGTGGCTGATAAGTTCGGCGCTAAAGCTGTCAGCTCTGATGACATTTTGTTCACAGAGTGTGACATCCTGGCACCATGTGCATTGGGCGCGGTCGTGAATGATCAGTCCATCACTAAATTGAGAACTAAAGTTATCGCTGGTGGCGCGAACAACGTATTGGCTGAAGCCCGTCACGGTGATCAGTTGAAAGAACTGGGCATCTTGTATGCTCCGGACTACGTAATCAACGCCGGTGGTCTGATGAACGTATTCGTTGAACTAGAGGGCTACTCTCCAGAGCGCGCCTTCGAAAAGACAAAACGCGTTTACGACAACATCCTTAAAGTTTACGAAATCGCAAAACGTGACGGTATCGGTACACACACCGCTGCGGACCGTTTGGCCGAAGAGCGTATCAACACAATTGGTCGCCTAAAACAACGCCACCCAGGCAAATCTTCCCGCGCGTTCACCACGCTGCGTGAAGTTCATAACAGATAGTTTTAAAGGGGTCGAAAGACCCCTTTTTTTATGCGCCGAGTGATAGCATTCATTACGGCCCGTTTTCTTGACATCCCCTCTGGACCAAAGAACAATCTTTCCTCGTAAGTATTTATTAACAGCGAGGAATTATCTTGAGCACTAAAATTTCTAAAGACGATTTGAAGTCCCCGGATCAGGTCACTCAAACTTTGAGAAAAGGTTTTGTCTGGACCACTGGTCACTCCAAAATTGTAATCGCAGCCGTTGCTGCCTTCATCGTGTTGGGTGTGGGTTACTCCATCGCCACTCATTTGTCTGATAAGAAAGAAACAGCTCAGCAGGAAAAATACTTCCTTCTTGAAAAGGCTTACAGCACGAAAAAAAGCGGCTTTGAAGAAGCGGCTCGTGCTGAGCAGATCAATGCTCAAAGCAAAGACAAAAAGAACGTTCCGGCCTTCGATCCGGCTAAAAAAGCTTCCGGTGATCTGCAAAAGGATTACGGCACAGTCGTGGCGGGCTTTGAGTCTTTCATCAATGACGCTCCTAAAACCAAAGCAGCTCAAATGGCAGCTTTGAACCTGAGCGAAATCTATCTGACTTATAAAAAGAATGATGAAGCTGCGGCGGTATTGGCGAAAGTCGAGCCGGGTCTGAAAAGCGGCGACGTTCTGACCGCTTTGGTACTGATGCAGACTGGAAATGTTCAGGCTGACAAAGGTGACTGTAAAGCGGCTGTTGAAAAATGGGAAAAGCTGGCTGACAGCAAAAACCTGGCATTTGCTCATGATGAAGCAAAATTGCGCATGGGTCTTTGCTTTGAATCCATGAATGATCTGGCAAAAGCGGAAGCGCTTTACACTGAGATCGCTAAAAAAGAAGACATGAACACAACTGACTTCGCGGCAGCCAAAGAAGCGCAAAAATACCTGCGTTTGCTTAAAGCCAAGAAGAACCTTTAATCCGGGGAATTCATGAAGATTGTCCTGTTCGGAACTCTATTGCTGACGCTGGTTGGATGCACCACTTTGAACTCGGGTTTGGAGAAATGGAGCTCTTTAAACAACAGCAAGCGTGAGTACGAGGTCAAGGCCGCGTGGATTCGTCGCACCACTGAAAAAGACAATCTGGGCTTCCGTAAGATCAACCGTATGACGCCGGTTTTGGCTGGCAATCTGGTGATTCAGGGGAATGGTCTGGATGGGATTGTTGCCTATAGCCGCGACAGCGGTCAGGAGCGCTGGAGACTGCCGATTGAAAATGGTGCTGAACCCAGCGCCACTTTGATCCGTGATCGTTTGTTTGTAGGTGCGAGCGATGGAAACTTCTATTCTATCGAAGCCAGCACCGGCAAAGTCCAGTGGACCTTCAATACCAAATCTGAAAACCTGGCCGCTCCTTTGTTGGAAGACGGCATTGTGTACTTCCTTGCGGGCAACAGCGTATTTTACGCACTGGATGCCTCTACAGGCCACCAGGTCTGGTTGTACTCTCGTCAGGATACGTCCCAGTTCTCTATTCGTGGCGGCAGTCAGGCGGCTTTAAGCAATGGTACTTTGTACGTGGGCTTCTCTGACGGTTCCGTGGTGGCTTTGAATGCGAAGACGGGTTCTTCCCTGTGGGAAGTTCAACTGAACCGCAACAAACGCTTCCGTGATATTGATGCGACCCCGGTGGTTGAAGGCAATCAGCTTTATGTGGCTGGTTATGATGACAAGCTTTACTGCCTTTCTGTAGACAAGGGTGAAGTCCTTTGGCGCATTGAAGGTGGCGGTTATAGCGGCGTCACTATCGTGGGTGATAAATTGATCTATCCGACGACCAATGGCGAAGTCCAGGCTTTGAATAAAGCGTCTGGTGACAAGCTGTGGTCTTATACGCTGAAGGACGGCATTGCGACTCAGGTAAGAACCTACAAAGGGGTGCTTGTGTTCGGTGAATCCCAAGGCTCTTTGCGCTTTCTGGATGCCAATGCCGGCACCGAGGTGGGATCTTTCGAACCGGGCCGCGGAATCCTTTCCTCCCCACAAGTGGATGAAAAGGCGGGTCGAGTTTACTTTATTTCCGGCGAAGCGAATCTTTATGCGATCGACGCTGGTTGGATCAAAACCCCTTACTTTTAGGAGTAAGTCATGAAAAAGCTTTTGTTGGTTTTGTCAGTTATGGGATCTTTGGCAGCGTGCAGTCACGGGAACTGCCGTGCCCAGAAGGAAGCTCAGAAAAACGCCCCTAAAAGCGAGGTTGTTGTGGAAAAATCAAAGTCCACGGATCGTGTGAAGGTGTTTAAGTACGACGGATCTTTGCAGTGCGGTCAGGGCAAGAAAATCGCCCCGGCTGAAATGCAAAAAGACCTCAAGGGTATTGAGGTCTTTTCTTCATCCAATCAGAACGACGGGATGATGCGTATTCAACTTTGTGGAAGCCCTACAGGCAACGCCAATGTCTACGAAATCGATCGTAAGGACCTGGACGCTGCCCTGAAGCTGGGCTTTAAAGAGTGGTTGGCTGAATAAGCAAACGCTCTTTGATTCTTTCTGTCGGGAGAGGACCTTCTCCCGGCACGTAGCGACCGTCGATCACCATCACTTCATTTGGCTTCTCGATATTTCTTAGAAGCGTTTCCATTACTTTACCAGCGGCATCCAGTCTTTGGATCAGCATCACCGCATCTGGATCTGTACCACCGATACCCATAACTTCTGCCTGACGGCCGTAAGTGTAGGCGAATTCAGGGTCAAACGCTTTCAGGCGACCCAGGTCCACATCCTTCATCGCTCTGTAAGAAGCCACGTTGATACGGGACTTCAACTGAGACTGAAGGGCTGGATCCATGTGTTTGCCGTATTCACCAACAACCATCGCACCCATGGCGAAGGCCTTACCCACCACTTCACGTTTGGAAGTGGAGTAACCGTAAGAGACACCATATTTCGGTCCGCTTCTGTGGTGGTCAATGGCCATTTCAACCATGTCACCATTCAGGGATTCTTTGTTGTACAGAGCAAAGTCATTCTTAATAGCCTCAACCAGTGGAGTGCCGGAACGAAGAGCTCTTAGCACGCTGTTGGACACCAAGTGAGATGTTGGTTTTTTGAAGTAGTCCAACAGCTCTTGACGAGTCGGCTCTTTGGTTCTGTTGGAAAGACCGCGCCATACAAGCAGCTCTTTGTCATACCAACGGTTCATTTTTGCATCCCAAAGGGCTTTGGAACCGGAACGATTTACACCGAACATATCAATAAAGTCAGGATCAACCAGGCGCAGACCGATCTGGCGTTCGCCATCTTTATCGTGGATGTAGCGAACGGTTTTTGATCTGTAGTATTCAACAAACAAGTCAGCGATACGAGACATTGCACGCAGACGGTTGTTCTGGATCTCTACTTTCAATTCAGGGTGTGCCTGAACCAGGGCTTTGATGAAGGCGTTAAACTGCTCGGCATCCACTTTGGTTTGAGCATAGTTTTCAACAACTTTGGTCTTGCCCTGTTGTTTCAAAGAGATGCCAACCATCTCTGGCAGACCCGGGTACAGCAACTCTGGAGAATGCTCTACAGTCAGACCATTTTTGATACGGAACAAAACATCAGCCTGCAAGTGAGCGTTGTTAACAACACCTTTATGTACGTATTCGCGCCATTCTTTCTGGGAAACCTGAACATCCAGGAAAGGATCCACCAGGCGAACAGGAGGCAAGCCTTCCTTCGTCAGAAGATAGTTCATCAACAGGCGAGTCGTGCGGCCGTTACCATTCAATACCGGGTGGATTGCCACCAGGTCACGCTGAAGGTCCGCTACGATATCGATATATCTGTGTTCATTGGTGCCGATTTTAACTTCGCCCAAAGCCGCGCGCTCAGCATTGAATCTTTCGAAACGCTGTTCAACCAGGGCTTTAGTGAAGGCCTGTTCCAGGGCCGGGGTGCCCTGACCATTCAAAGACGTGCCGTTTTGTTCACGGTACGCCATGATTTCTTTATAAAGCTCCGGGTGGGAGTTTTTGATGATATCAACAGTGGCTTGTTTCGGAGTTGTTACATATGGATAGTGAATACGGCCGCTGACCAAAGTGGTGTCGCCATTTTCCACAACCATGTCACGTTTGGAACCCCAGATTTTTACATTCTTCCATACGCCTTCATTCAAAGTGCTGCCTTCGCGAGCGCTTTCAACAAAGTTCAGGTAAGGATTTTCCAGGACTACTTGAGCTTCTTTCGGCGTCATTTTGAATGCGCCAGCTACGTTACCCATCCAATGACCATTGCGCCATACGCCCAATTGGTCTGCACGGATGCCTTCAACGCCGTTTTCCATAATGCGCTTATGGATCTCTGGCAGAAGTTCTGCGGTGATTGGAGGCTGTTCTTTTCTTAGGAAATTATCACGAGCGCTCAGGAAACCTTTAAATGGAGCTGCCTCAGCTTCGCCGCGATCGTAGATCTTGGAAAAGTCCATGGCTTCGCGTTTGCCTTCAAGGAAGTTAGGCAAAAGCTTTTCAGCTGTGTGCGTGTAATCGAAGAACTCGACTGAAGCCAGAAGATGTTCAACCTGGGATTTGCGCTGTGGGGCCAGCTTGTCCAGGGTTGCCCAAAGGTCTGCTTTAATAGTTTTAAATTGCAGCAGTTCACGAGGAGTTTCCGGCTGTTTCACTTCAGAACGCAGGCCGAATTCCACACCGCGGGCTTTAACCTGCGGATCTGTAAAGACATACTCACACATCTGAGCGGCTTGCGCCGGGCTCATAAAGCTGATTGTCAGTAACAGGGACAGCATGAACTTAAACATCTTATGCACAGGCATATAGACTCCTCTTCTTCAGAAGGATACTAAAGCAACGCCCGTGCTAGGTTATAAGCACTACGTTGGCCCTAACAGGGGAGGGATGGGGGACTCCCCGTCTCATTGTGAGAAAGAGGCAATTTGCGTCGACGGCTGTCAATGCGCTAGACGAACTTCGAAAGTGACAAGATGGCAGCATCCAGTTCTGCCTGAGTGTTATGAATATGCGGAGTCAGTCTTAAAACCGGAAAGCCTGGAACCCTTGGAAGTCCCACTTGCAAAGCAGGCTTTGAATCACGGACAAACAGGCCGTCAAATTCGATTCCGGGAAAACTCTCGATCTTGTAACATAATAGACTTGAAGCAATATCTGAATGACGGTCTTTAAGTGATTTGATCTTGAATTGATTTAAGCCGTCTTCAAGATAGTTCATACGTTTTTGAATTTCGGTTCTGATAGT is from Bdellovibrio bacteriovorus str. Tiberius and encodes:
- the argS gene encoding arginine--tRNA ligase, yielding MIKHDSIRLLATNLLKDAIGRAYPDFSPAEDDIYKALVNPPKSDLGDLAFGCFILAKALKAAPPQVATAVAAQMTGATAVAAGPYINIRFDEQTHGEQVLATILDGSFFKKPLMEKSPKTMIEYSQPNTHKELHVGHMRNLCLGDAIVRMLRYSGREIVSSTFPGDMGTHVAKCLWYMKKHNQEPVPATEKGEWLGRMYSKANLLLEDQNGTPQEDINRQELTAILHQLEGKTGPYYDLWLETREWSIELMKKVYAWADVTFDEWYFESVMDSPSAAWVKQLYAEGKLEMSQGAIGKDLESEKLGFCMLLKSDGTGLYATKDLLLAKHKFEDVKIEKSVYVVDMRQALHFKQVFRVLEILGFEQAKNCFHLQYNYVELPDGAMSSRKGNIVPLRELVHRMEDHVKTTYLSRYKGEWSEADIEKIAGQVAKGAIFYGMLRMDTNKKIVFDMNEWLKLDGESGPFVQYSYARISSLGRKFPRTAGSKVDWSRLTHSSERQLMQSLGGFNTAVAAAAENFKPAAICSYLYDLAKSFNVFYHECPIGTEADVATREARLALSEAVGMTLKNGLAVLGMPAPEKM
- a CDS encoding tyrosine-type recombinase/integrase, with translation MATAPRYQLNKNKYLLAPESERLRKILTDFQDKDPRNCLMIWTALRTGARAQEVLNIQRADLNPYDESIFIRGLKGSNDREIPVHSDLFSRLHRFAENQGGTSVFPISYNRLYQVWEMYRPVPKKFHALRHTFAIELYQKTKDLRLVQVALGHRNITNTMVYADYVYSQQELRKLIL
- a CDS encoding 2OG-Fe(II) oxygenase family protein — protein: MIKTLFPTFVYYAPLASKDKSLNKDLKQESVKIAEVDEEGQIWSQKNYKGGFTSYGSMSQLHQFSSTFGDLEKEINKHVRKFVKHLEMDIDPKELRMSSCWVNIMPTDVIHTMHLHPLSVISGTYYVQTPKNCSAIKFEDPRLDSFMASPPRKHNAKVHNQRYHSLEPQEGHVVLFESWLRHEVPKNDSNKERISISFNYDWV
- a CDS encoding Glu/Leu/Phe/Val family dehydrogenase, with product MKEPTLGTFEIISKHGDHEQVVFCNDPHVGLKAIIAIHNTSLGPALGGTRMWNYKNEDEALVDVLRLSKGMTYKAAASGLNLGGGKAVIIGDPKTQKSEGLFRAFGQFVNSLNGKYITAEDVGTSVQDMEHIYMETPWVTGIPKDFGGSGDPSPYTAHGVLMGIKASAKEKFGTDALKGLHIAVQGLGNVGSNLVKYLVEEGAVITVADIDMNRTKNVADKFGAKAVSSDDILFTECDILAPCALGAVVNDQSITKLRTKVIAGGANNVLAEARHGDQLKELGILYAPDYVINAGGLMNVFVELEGYSPERAFEKTKRVYDNILKVYEIAKRDGIGTHTAADRLAEERINTIGRLKQRHPGKSSRAFTTLREVHNR
- a CDS encoding Fic family protein, which codes for MPVHKMFKFMLSLLLTISFMSPAQAAQMCEYVFTDPQVKARGVEFGLRSEVKQPETPRELLQFKTIKADLWATLDKLAPQRKSQVEHLLASVEFFDYTHTAEKLLPNFLEGKREAMDFSKIYDRGEAEAAPFKGFLSARDNFLRKEQPPITAELLPEIHKRIMENGVEGIRADQLGVWRNGHWMGNVAGAFKMTPKEAQVVLENPYLNFVESAREGSTLNEGVWKNVKIWGSKRDMVVENGDTTLVSGRIHYPYVTTPKQATVDIIKNSHPELYKEIMAYREQNGTSLNGQGTPALEQAFTKALVEQRFERFNAERAALGEVKIGTNEHRYIDIVADLQRDLVAIHPVLNGNGRTTRLLMNYLLTKEGLPPVRLVDPFLDVQVSQKEWREYVHKGVVNNAHLQADVLFRIKNGLTVEHSPELLYPGLPEMVGISLKQQGKTKVVENYAQTKVDAEQFNAFIKALVQAHPELKVEIQNNRLRAMSRIADLFVEYYRSKTVRYIHDKDGERQIGLRLVDPDFIDMFGVNRSGSKALWDAKMNRWYDKELLVWRGLSNRTKEPTRQELLDYFKKPTSHLVSNSVLRALRSGTPLVEAIKNDFALYNKESLNGDMVEMAIDHHRSGPKYGVSYGYSTSKREVVGKAFAMGAMVVGEYGKHMDPALQSQLKSRINVASYRAMKDVDLGRLKAFDPEFAYTYGRQAEVMGIGGTDPDAVMLIQRLDAAGKVMETLLRNIEKPNEVMVIDGRYVPGEGPLPTERIKERLLIQPTTL
- a CDS encoding tetratricopeptide repeat protein; translation: MSTKISKDDLKSPDQVTQTLRKGFVWTTGHSKIVIAAVAAFIVLGVGYSIATHLSDKKETAQQEKYFLLEKAYSTKKSGFEEAARAEQINAQSKDKKNVPAFDPAKKASGDLQKDYGTVVAGFESFINDAPKTKAAQMAALNLSEIYLTYKKNDEAAAVLAKVEPGLKSGDVLTALVLMQTGNVQADKGDCKAAVEKWEKLADSKNLAFAHDEAKLRMGLCFESMNDLAKAEALYTEIAKKEDMNTTDFAAAKEAQKYLRLLKAKKNL
- a CDS encoding outer membrane protein assembly factor BamB family protein, whose product is MKIVLFGTLLLTLVGCTTLNSGLEKWSSLNNSKREYEVKAAWIRRTTEKDNLGFRKINRMTPVLAGNLVIQGNGLDGIVAYSRDSGQERWRLPIENGAEPSATLIRDRLFVGASDGNFYSIEASTGKVQWTFNTKSENLAAPLLEDGIVYFLAGNSVFYALDASTGHQVWLYSRQDTSQFSIRGGSQAALSNGTLYVGFSDGSVVALNAKTGSSLWEVQLNRNKRFRDIDATPVVEGNQLYVAGYDDKLYCLSVDKGEVLWRIEGGGYSGVTIVGDKLIYPTTNGEVQALNKASGDKLWSYTLKDGIATQVRTYKGVLVFGESQGSLRFLDANAGTEVGSFEPGRGILSSPQVDEKAGRVYFISGEANLYAIDAGWIKTPYF